The DNA window ctgttacatacatgtacggtAAGTACAAAAACAACTTGTCTTAGGATTGGATATTTTCATGCCATTTGTAATCAAAGGCACAAACTgtgtttttgtacatgtactaatttacTGTAAAATGATAATTGAAAGATATCAACAAacaaactgctttattttgaaaattaatacaaaaaaaccccgaattatattacttttgtttcttctaaaatataattggCATATcttaatttgaaatagtttcaCAATCCAGTCCAAATAAATTCACAGTCGAGTCTGAACAAGTATTGAAGTTAATTCATTTCACCTTACTGTAAATTTTTAACCAAAGCAGGACGGATAAAATTGTAGGACCATGAATCCTATAATCCCCTCTTCCTCTGACAGCAAATAATTTCTAATTTAGTTTATggaatttttgtatttttatatactggaacatgttttttttcatacaattacaaataaaattaatcctttataatccaaatattttttatttccttaaatgatATCCTTCCGTTTTCAATACAGAGTTGTACAAGAAAATAGCAGCACCTTAAATATAATAGCAGCATAAACTTTCTCCTCAATAGATACCGTATGTGATTTCTTTCAACATGGAGTCTTTCCCCCAACAAATGTAAGTGCATTAACTGGTATCATAGTTGTTTCTTTAATGTAGGCAATAAGACTACCTTTTCTATCCGATGAATTTGATTTGtaagtataataatattattgtgaaaaattaaaatgtgaaaCAGAAATATAAGTTTCCAATATATACTTTCAAATAACAACAGATGTGAGGGACTGCAGAACATGTCGGAGTCCATGTTTGTGGGACTGTGTAAGAAAGTGGGAACCTCACAACAGGTAGCCATCAGGAGGGAGACAATAGACATCGGGGAGATGGTGGACAGACGAGTGAAACATGATGGGATCATGGAGATGATGAGTGGAAGTAGGAAAGAAGGGTTCGATCTGAAGGGATCAGATTTGGACACCATGTACTGGCCAAACGACCACCGAGTGATCATGGACAGGTCTCAGTCTGAGTATTACAACACAGCCAATACAACCTTGATTCTCTCTGACAGTTCtgagagtccaccaggattcacttTACTCCAGTTACTGACACCATCAAGATGCAGAGAAGTCCAATCATCATGTGTCAGAATGAATGGCAGAGTCTATATATCTAGTTCTCTAAACAGACAGTTAACTTGTTCATTAAGTTTTCCTAATTCTACTGTACATGGACCTTGTGGTAGTGGTGTTGTAGGAGGAGTAGAATATGACAGTGCCTTCtgttttgtttgtgactttTGGCCTCAATCTGCCTCCTCATGGATAGACAGATGTCACTCATGGCCTGACCCTGAAGTTGTTGATGACATTGTCAGAAATGGATGTcactttgtagcaataggacaTCCATTTGGACCCCATGAAAATGAAGAatggagaatttctttttcacgGGCAGAATATAAACTAGTTTATTCAATGAGCCACTGTCAGTTTTTGACATATGGTTTGttaaaacttttcttaaaagaagttttaaatcaacaatcaGAAGAAACCAATAAACTGTTGTGTTCCTATCACATGAAGACAACAGTTTTCTGGGCGattcaacaaaacacactaCCTCACTGGTGTCCACAAAATCTCCTGGCCGGTTTCTGGATCTGCTTCAAACTTCTCCTTAAATGGGTGTATAAAGGGATCTGCCCAAACTTTTTCAtcccacaaaacaacatgtttctGACCAAGGTCCATGGCTCAGCACAAAACAGATTGTTCCTACAGttacatgaattgtacaagAAAGGTCTGGCCTGTCTGTTACAGAGTTCCTCTATCAGGTCCTACATCATTAATGTCCTGTACAATCCCAGACTTTCTATTTGTACAGATGAAAGTATGATTAGGTCTGAAGTTGACTTTGATATTCTAATTTCCATCATACAGTCAACTATTCCAACTCCAGCTAGTTCTCTGTATCAAACAACCAAAGCCATACACACAATAGAACAGTTTGTGGAGTCACCAATGACACATCATCAAGTTGTAATGATACAGAGAATTGCAGCCTTCTACCTTCAGAGCACTTCTTTTCTATTAATACAGAACATACACACTAATACAGGTGTCAACAAACAGATGTATATTGCAGACAAAATGTCCTGTCACATGCTGAAATTAGCAGCCAAGTTTGGGTGTATATCTGACATGTTGCTCAttgccatgtattattacaagacaCTCAGATACAGGGAAGCTTTATCTGTTATAGAGTTGACAAAGGTCAAATTAGCACAGCCATATCTGATGTATAATGGACGTGTAGACAGAGAGAGGTATACTGAGGCTGTAGGGGGACAGTCCTGGTCTACAAAGATGAGACAGGCTGTAGCACAGGATATCATACTTAACAATGAAATCTGTTATATCAGTGAACTAATTCCAGAACAACAGTCTGGTCTACAGAACGGAGCGCCTGCATCATTTGTCCCAGTGTTTGTAATGTTACACTTCCTAGAGTTCTTGTGTTACAGACACATTGATACAACATTATCACAAGCAGCTCTAGATGAGCTACAGGTCCTAGTCCACCACGATCAGGGACGGTATGTATGTGGTATTTCCAGAGACATCTCCTGGGAGatcctggggatctgtcaacagatgACAGGGGATATCCAGGCTGCTCTATACTCATACCAACAGTCACTCACACAGGATCCATATCATTGCATACAAACTGCCACACAGAGGAGAATACAGGACATAGTTCAGTCAACACAACACCAGTAAATAAATCAGTAATTTGTAATATCCACCAACAAAACCAACATGTACAGATCTATGTACAGATTTCTACACGCCAGTTAAAAAACGTGTACAAAGTAACATACCCCATCCATCCCTAAATCACAACTATATACCATATACCTACATGTGTGTTGGAGGACAGTACATCAAA is part of the Crassostrea angulata isolate pt1a10 chromosome 3, ASM2561291v2, whole genome shotgun sequence genome and encodes:
- the LOC128175678 gene encoding uncharacterized protein LOC128175678; its protein translation is MESFPQQICEGLQNMSESMFVGLCKKVGTSQQVAIRRETIDIGEMVDRRVKHDGIMEMMSGSRKEGFDLKGSDLDTMYWPNDHRVIMDRSQSEYYNTANTTLILSDSSESPPGFTLLQLLTPSRCREVQSSCVRMNGRVYISSSLNRQLTCSLSFPNSTVHGPCGSGVVGGVEYDSAFCFVCDFWPQSASSWIDRCHSWPDPEVVDDIVRNGCHFVAIGHPFGPHENEEWRISFSRAEYKLVYSMSHCQFLTYGLLKLFLKEVLNQQSEETNKLLCSYHMKTTVFWAIQQNTLPHWCPQNLLAGFWICFKLLLKWVYKGICPNFFIPQNNMFLTKVHGSAQNRLFLQLHELYKKGLACLLQSSSIRSYIINVLYNPRLSICTDESMIRSEVDFDILISIIQSTIPTPASSLYQTTKAIHTIEQFVESPMTHHQVVMIQRIAAFYLQSTSFLLIQNIHTNTGVNKQMYIADKMSCHMLKLAAKFGCISDMLLIAMYYYKTLRYREALSVIELTKVKLAQPYLMYNGRVDRERYTEAVGGQSWSTKMRQAVAQDIILNNEICYISELIPEQQSGLQNGAPASFVPVFVMLHFLEFLCYRHIDTTLSQAALDELQVLVHHDQGRYVCGISRDISWEILGICQQMTGDIQAALYSYQQSLTQDPYHCIQTATQRRIQDIVQSTQHQ